A single window of Nicotiana sylvestris chromosome 5, ASM39365v2, whole genome shotgun sequence DNA harbors:
- the LOC104216775 gene encoding protein SLOW WALKER 2-like: MVTAKVGKRHALAGVEALKELFVSSLLPDRKLKTLFQRPIDHIPDNKDGYSLLLFWYLEECLKQRYERYIASLEEASRDVLDILKDKALKTVYVLLKCKPEQERRLLAALVNKLGDPKNKVASNADYHLSKLLADHSNMKAVVIDEVDNFLFRPHVGLRAKYHAVNFLSQVRLSHRGDGPKVAKRLIDVYFALFKVLISEAGDGQMMNKKSEGHKEVSGTSKEKKEKDSSESHIEMDSRLLSALLTGVNRAFPFVSSDKADDLIQAHTPVLFQLVHSSNFNVGVQALMLLDKISAKNHIVSDRFYRALYAKLLLPAAMNSSKEEMFIGLLLRAMKNDVNVKRVAAFSKRLLQVAIQQQPQYACGCLFLLSEVLKSRPTLWNMMLQSESADEDLEHFEDITEEDENRPNPPKRTDNASEVAQEPNHLQIRNHSLQEDGSSTSESEDDSLQANVSPARGGLDEPKDSRLLAGFNKLLPEGSNEKHLLPGGYDPRHREPSFSNADRVSWWELMVLVSHAHPSVATMARTLLSGATIVYNGNPLNDLSLNAFLDKFMEKKPKQSTWHGASQIEPAKKLDMQGQLIGSEILSLAETNVPPEDLVFHKFYVNKMKLSKKPKKKKKKTSEDEAAEEFLTADGSDVEDEIDEEAADESENEEIDSMLESGGIPLEANGEYDYSDLDEVANEDDDELLGDNSDDEMNALLEHDGADINSGSDDENDAEKADEVDEEDVVHLRKKKRKSDKRAGKSPFASLEDYEHLLNKDSAEKPTKSRKKRKSSN; this comes from the exons ATGGTGACAGCTAAAGTTGGAAAACGCCATGCTTTGGCAGGTGTTGAAGCATTGAAAGAACTGTTTGTTTCTAG TCTGCTGCCTGATCGCAAGCTGAAGACACTCTTTCAGCGGCCGATAGATCATATTCCGGATAATAAAGATGGTTACTCGCTTCTACTCTTTTGGTATTTGGAGGAATGTTTGAAGCAAAG GTATGAGCGGTATATCGCTTCTCTTGAGGAAGCGTCAAGAGATGTCTTAGATATACTCAAAGACAAGGCATTAAAG ACAGTTTATGTTTTGCTTAAGTGCAAACCAGAACAAGAGCGTCGATTGCTTGCTGCCCTAGTAAACAAG CTAGGAGATCCTAAAAACAAGGTTGCATCTAATGCTGATTATCACCTATCAAAGCTTTTGGCTGACCATTCAAATATGAAG GCTGTGGTGATTGACGAAGTTGATAATTTTCTTTTCCGGCCTCATGTGGGATTGCGAGCCAAGTATCATGCT GTTAACTTTTTAAGCCAAGTTCGTTTAAGTCACAGGGGGGATGGCCCAAAGGTGGCAAAGCGTTTGATAGATGTATATTTTGCTCTATTTAAG GTCTTAATATCTGAAGCAGGGGATGGACAGATGATGAATAAAAAGAGCGAGGGACATAAAGAGGTTTCTGGCACTtcgaaagagaagaaagaaaaagattcATCAGAATCTCATATTGAAATGGATTCACGCTTACTATCAGCGCTTCTTACG GGTGTGAATAGAGCATTCCCTTTTGTTTCAAGTGATAAAGCCGATGATCTAATTCAGGCCCATACACCCGTCTTGTTTCAGCTG GTTCATTCAAGTAACTTTAATGTTGGAGTTCAAGCTCTCATGCTCCTAGATAAGATCTCAGCAAAAAATCACATTGTTAGTGATCGATTTTATCGTGCCTTGTATGCTAAGCTCCTGCTACCAGCTGCAATGAATTCTTCCAAA GAGGAAATGTTTATTGGCCTGCTACTAAGGGCTATGAAAAATGATGTAAATGTGAAGCGAGTTGCTGCATTCTCAAAGCGATTGTTGCAG GTTGCAATTCAGCAGCAGCCTCAATATGCATGTGGGTGTCTGTTTCTTCTGTCTGAGGTCCTCAAGTCCAGACCAACTCTCTG GAACATGATGCTTCAGAGTGAGTCTGCTGATGAAGATCTTGAGCATTTTGAAGATATTACAGAAGAAGATGAAAATCGACCCAATCCACCAAAGCGAACAGATAATGCAAGTGAAGTTGCTCAAGAACCTAACCACTTGCAAATTCGCAATCATTCCCTGCAGGAAGATGGTAGTTCTACTTCCGAGTCCGAGGATGATTCACTCCAAGCTAATGTGTCGCCTGCTAGAGGTGGTTTAGATGAACCAAAGGATTCTAGATTGCTGGCCGGATTTAACAAACTTCTACCTGAAGGTTCAAATGAAAAGCACTTATTGCCCGGAGGATATGATCCACGGCACAGAGAACCTTCATTCAG CAATGCAGATCGTGTTAGCTGGTGGGAGCTGATGGTACTGGTATCGCATGCGCACCCATCAGTTGCTACCATGGCTAGAACCCTTCTTTCAGGAGCAACCATTGTGTATAATGGTAACCCCCTGAATGATCTTTCGCTGAATGCCTTCCTCGACAAGTTCATGGAAAAGAAACCAAAACAAAGCACTTGGCATGGTGCCTCCCAGATTGAACCAGCTAAGAAG CTTGACATGCAAGGGCAGTTGATTGGGTCAGAAATTCTCTCCTTGGCTGAAACAAATGTACCCCCTGAGGATCTCGTCTTCCACAAATTCTACGTAAATAAGATGAAGTTGTCGAAGAAgcctaagaagaaaaagaagaagacgtCAGAGGATGAGGCTGCTGAGGAGTTTTTGACTGCGGATGGTAGCGATGTCGAAGATGAGATTGATGAAGAGGCTGCTGATGAGAGTGAAAATGAGGAAATCGACAGCATGTTAGAGTCCGGTGGGATTCCCTTGGAAGCCAACGGTGAATATGATTACAGTGATTTGGACGAGGTTGCTAACGAAGATGATGACGAGTTGCTTGGTGATAACAGCGATGATGAGATGAATGCTCTTCTGGAACATGATGGAGCTGACATTAATTCCGGCAGTGATGATGAAAATGATGCAGAAAAGGCAGATGAAGTTGATGAAGAGGATGTTGTACatctaaggaaaaagaaaaggaagtcagACAAGCGTGCCGGAAAATCCCCGTTTGCTAGCCTTGAAGACTATGAACATTTGCTTAACAAGGACAGCGCAGAAAAGCCCACTAAATcaagaaagaagagaaagagtTCAAATTAA
- the LOC138891243 gene encoding protein SLOW WALKER 2-like: protein MVLVSHAHPSVATMARTLLSGATIVYNGNPLNDLSLNAFLDKFMEKKPKQSTWHGASQIEPAKKLDMQGQLIGSEILSLAETDVPPEDLVFHKFYVNKMKLSKKPKKKKKKTSEDEAAEEFLTADGSDVEDEIDEEAADESENEEIDSMLESGGIPLEANGEYDYSDLDEVANEDDDELLGDNSDDEMNALLEHDGADINSGSDDENDAEKADEVDEEDVVHLRKKKRKSDKRAGKSPFASLEDYEHLLNKDSAEKPTKSRKKRKSSN, encoded by the exons ATGGTACTGGTATCGCATGCGCACCCATCAGTTGCTACCATGGCTAGAACCCTTCTTTCAGGAGCAACCATTGTGTATAATGGTAACCCCCTGAATGATCTTTCGCTGAATGCCTTCCTCGACAAGTTCATGGAAAAGAAACCAAAACAAAGCACTTGGCATGGTGCCTCCCAGATTGAACCAGCTAAGAAG CTTGACATGCAAGGGCAGTTGATTGGGTCAGAAATTCTCTCCTTGGCTGAAACAGATGTACCCCCTGAGGATCTCGTCTTCCACAAATTCTACGTAAATAAGATGAAGTTGTCGAAGAAgcctaagaagaaaaagaagaagacgtCAGAGGATGAGGCTGCTGAGGAGTTTTTGACTGCGGATGGTAGCGATGTCGAAGATGAGATTGATGAAGAGGCTGCTGATGAGAGTGAAAATGAGGAAATCGACAGCATGTTAGAGTCCGGTGGGATTCCCTTGGAAGCCAACGGTGAATATGATTACAGTGATTTGGACGAGGTTGCTAACGAAGATGATGACGAGTTGCTTGGTGATAACAGCGATGATGAGATGAATGCTCTTCTGGAACATGATGGAGCTGACATTAATTCCGGCAGTGATGATGAAAATGATGCAGAAAAGGCAGATGAAGTTGATGAAGAGGATGTTGTACatctaaggaaaaagaaaaggaagtcagACAAGCGTGCCGGAAAATCCCCGTTTGCTAGCCTTGAAGACTATGAACATTTGCTTAACAAGGACAGCGCAGAAAAGCCCACTAAATcaagaaagaagagaaagagtTCAAATTAA
- the LOC138891093 gene encoding protein SLOW WALKER 2-like, with protein sequence MVLVSHAHPSVATMARTLLSGATIVYNGNPLNDLSLNAFLDKFMEKKPKQSTWHGASQIEPAKKLDMQGQLIGSEILSLAETDVPPEDLVFHKFYVNKMKLSKKPKKKKKKTSEDEAAEEFLTADGSDVEDEIDEEAADESENEEIDSMLESGGIPLEANGEYDYSDLDEVANEDDDELLGDNSDDEMNALLEHDGADINSGQ encoded by the exons ATGGTACTGGTATCGCATGCGCACCCATCAGTTGCTACCATGGCTAGAACCCTTCTTTCAGGAGCAACCATTGTGTATAATGGTAACCCCCTGAATGATCTTTCGCTGAATGCCTTCCTCGACAAGTTCATGGAAAAGAAACCAAAACAAAGCACTTGGCATGGTGCCTCCCAGATTGAACCAGCTAAGAAG CTTGACATGCAAGGGCAGTTGATTGGGTCAGAAATTCTCTCCTTGGCTGAAACAGATGTACCCCCTGAGGATCTCGTCTTCCACAAATTCTACGTAAATAAGATGAAGTTGTCGAAGAAgcctaagaagaaaaagaagaagacgtCAGAGGATGAGGCTGCTGAGGAGTTTTTGACTGCGGATGGTAGCGATGTCGAAGATGAGATTGATGAAGAGGCTGCTGATGAGAGTGAAAATGAGGAAATCGACAGCATGTTAGAGTCCGGTGGGATTCCCTTGGAAGCCAACGGTGAATATGATTACAGTGATTTGGACGAGGTTGCTAACGAAGATGATGACGAGTTGCTTGGTGATAACAGCGATGATGAGATGAATGCTCTTCTGGAACATGATGGAGCTGACATTAATTCCGGGCAGTGA